Proteins encoded within one genomic window of Ammonifex degensii KC4:
- the remA gene encoding extracellular matrix/biofilm regulator RemA, translating to MDIKLINIGFGNIVSAHRIVAIVSPESAPIKRIITEARDRGMLIDATYGRRTRAVIITDSDHVILSAVQPETVAHRLMPKTEEPAKE from the coding sequence TTGGATATCAAGCTCATCAATATCGGTTTCGGGAACATTGTCTCCGCCCACCGCATAGTCGCTATAGTGAGCCCTGAGTCGGCTCCCATCAAGCGCATCATCACCGAGGCCCGGGACCGGGGAATGCTCATCGATGCCACCTACGGGCGCCGTACCCGGGCGGTAATCATCACCGATTCGGACCACGTGATCCTCTCGGCGGTGCAACCCGAGACGGTAGCCCACCGGCTTATGCCCAAGACGGAGGAGCCGGCTAAGGAGTGA
- a CDS encoding YicC/YloC family endoribonuclease: protein MPQDWRKLLLSSSGEEMIIGNALRSMTGYGRGEAVGPQGRVITEMKSVNHRFCEVIIRLPRLYLSFEDPLRRLIQTEIRRGRVEVYYTVELESRKVAVKVDKSLAKAYYEALEDLRLFLGLNEPIRLETILTSGQGVLLASECPDEEAWPLLEEATRQALRALVEARETEGKALAEDLKKRVARLEELHRLMLEEAPKVVEHYRARLTERLKSWEVEVSPDRLAAEVALWAERADVTEELVRLEHHLGRLQEILETGGPVGRQIDFLCQEILRELNTLGAKSQSLDLNRLVLEAKGELEKIREQGQNIE, encoded by the coding sequence TTGCCTCAAGATTGGCGAAAACTACTCCTGAGTAGCAGCGGGGAGGAGATGATCATCGGCAACGCTTTGCGCAGCATGACCGGATACGGGCGGGGAGAAGCGGTGGGTCCCCAGGGCAGGGTAATAACGGAGATGAAATCGGTAAACCACCGCTTCTGCGAGGTTATAATCCGGCTTCCCCGCCTCTACCTGAGTTTTGAAGATCCCCTACGCCGGCTCATCCAGACGGAGATCCGCCGGGGCCGGGTTGAGGTCTATTACACCGTAGAGTTGGAGAGTAGGAAAGTTGCGGTAAAAGTTGACAAGTCGTTGGCGAAGGCGTATTATGAAGCATTGGAGGATCTGCGCCTGTTTTTGGGGCTAAATGAGCCTATAAGGCTCGAAACCATACTTACGTCGGGCCAAGGGGTACTGCTGGCGAGCGAGTGCCCGGATGAGGAAGCCTGGCCCTTGCTAGAGGAGGCCACCCGCCAGGCCCTGAGGGCCCTGGTTGAGGCGCGCGAGACGGAAGGTAAAGCCCTGGCCGAAGACCTGAAGAAGCGGGTGGCGCGGCTGGAAGAGCTACACCGCCTTATGCTAGAAGAGGCTCCTAAGGTGGTGGAGCATTATCGGGCGCGCCTCACCGAAAGGCTTAAGTCCTGGGAAGTGGAGGTAAGCCCTGACCGTCTGGCGGCGGAGGTAGCCCTCTGGGCCGAACGGGCCGACGTAACTGAAGAGTTGGTCCGGCTGGAGCACCACCTGGGGCGCTTGCAGGAGATCCTGGAAACAGGAGGGCCGGTGGGAAGGCAGATCGACTTTCTTTGCCAGGAAATCTTGCGAGAGCTCAATACCTTGGGAGCCAAATCCCAGAGCCTGGATCTGAACCGCTTGGTTTTGGAAGCCAAGGGAGAACTGGAAAAGATAAGGGAGCAAGGGCAAAATATTGAATAA
- the gmk gene encoding guanylate kinase: protein MKTGLLLVISGPSGVGKGTVCRALLEKDPSIYLSVSVTTRPPRVGEKDGQDYFFVSEERFLEMVARGELLEWARVYSFYYGTPKAPVFEALAAGRDVLLEIDVQGGFKVRENYKDCVLIFLLPPSWEELEARLVRRGTEDAQARQFRLNWAKQELSLYHRYDYAVVNERVEDTVAAIEAIRVAERCRSHRQQFPWLKTLLEG from the coding sequence GTGAAGACCGGCCTTTTACTGGTCATCTCCGGACCTTCGGGAGTGGGTAAGGGCACCGTCTGCCGGGCTCTCCTAGAGAAAGACCCTTCTATTTATCTATCCGTTTCGGTAACCACCCGCCCGCCGCGGGTAGGGGAGAAGGACGGCCAAGATTATTTTTTCGTGTCTGAAGAACGCTTTCTGGAGATGGTGGCCCGGGGTGAGCTTCTGGAGTGGGCCCGCGTCTATTCTTTCTACTACGGCACTCCCAAAGCTCCGGTTTTTGAGGCCTTGGCCGCCGGCCGCGATGTGTTGCTGGAGATCGACGTCCAGGGCGGGTTTAAGGTTCGGGAAAACTATAAAGACTGTGTCCTCATCTTTCTCTTACCCCCTTCCTGGGAGGAACTGGAGGCCAGGCTGGTGCGCCGGGGTACGGAAGATGCGCAGGCACGCCAGTTTCGTTTGAACTGGGCCAAGCAAGAGCTCAGTCTCTATCACCGCTACGATTACGCAGTGGTAAACGAGCGGGTCGAAGATACGGTGGCCGCGATCGAGGCCATCCGGGTAGCGGAAAGGTGTCGTTCCCACCGCCAACAGTTCCCCTGGCTTAAAACACTTCTCGAAGGATAA